One Cucurbita pepo subsp. pepo cultivar mu-cu-16 chromosome LG09, ASM280686v2, whole genome shotgun sequence DNA window includes the following coding sequences:
- the LOC111802311 gene encoding E3 ubiquitin-protein ligase RING1-like yields the protein MSSSGGNSGDGAGGGAASQGHQLYFCYTCNRTVTIAHSSSSDLLCPSCNDSFVEEMETPNPNPSPVPNPFVSFTSEAFPPFSTGGGGNGGFPIIFSTSSSSGGIGAGGSMMNDLSALLGGGSFRSSSLQDPDGFNPLLFLQNYLQSANVQLVIQNASGEAFHPSSNFNLGDYFFGPGLEQLIQQLAENDPNRYGTPPASKSAIEALPNIKITEELLASDSSQCAVCKDTFELNEEAKQMPCKHIYHADCIVPWLELHNSCPVCRYELPTDDPDYEQRTRGTSAPNRSQSESQLFGDSSTGGENFGGNDPNSGENSQTQQMADRRVRRIAFPWPFRGFGPAAETSDSGGGNNSGNSDEPSSRNRGSQNSSEPMEEDLD from the coding sequence ATGTCTTCGTCCGGTGGTAACTCTGGCGACGGAGCTGGCGGTGGCGCCGCCTCGCAGGGCCATCAGCTCTATTTCTGCTATACGTGCAATCGTACGGTAACAATTGCTCACTCATCCTCCTCCGATCTTTTGTGCCCCAGCTGCAACGATAGTTTCgttgaagaaatggaaactCCAAACCCTAACCCTAGCCCTGTTCCCAATCCTTTCGTTTCCTTCACATCCGAGGCATTTCCTCCGTTCAGTACCGGGGGTGGTGGAAATGGCGGTTTCCCGATCATATTCtccacgtcatcgtcttccGGTGGCATTGGTGCTGGCGGTTCTATGATGAATGATCTCTCGGCTCTGTTGGGAGGCGGTTCTTTTCGATCGTCGTCCTTGCAAGACCCTGACGGTTTTAATCCCTTGCTCTTCCTCCAGAACTATCTTCAAAGCGCTAATGTTCAATTGGTAATCCAAAACGCCTCGGGAGAGGCGTTTCATCCCTCATCCAATTTCAATCTTGGCGACTACTTCTTCGGCCCCGGCCTTGAGCAGCTGATTCAACAGCTTGCTGAAAACGATCCGAACCGTTATGGAACCCCTCCTGCCTCGAAGTCGGCGATTGAGGCACttccaaatattaaaattacgGAGGAATTGCTGGCGTCGGATTCTTCACAGTGTGCTGTGTGTAAGGACACATTTGAGCTCAACGAAGAGGCGAAACAGATGCCTTGTAAACACATATATCATGCAGATTGTATCGTTCCTTGGCTGGAATTGCATAATTCTTGTCCAGTGTGTCGATATGAATTGCCCACAGATGATCCTGATTACGAGCAAAGGACTCGCGGGACTTCAGCTCCTAATCGAAGTCAAAGCGAAAGTCAACTCTTCGGCGATTCGTCTACCGGTGGGGAAAATTTTGGTGGAAACGATCCTAATTCTGGCGAGAATTCACAGACGCAACAAATGGCTGATCGGAGGGTGAGAAGGATTGCTTTTCCTTGGCCATTCAGAGGTTTTGGTCCAGCTGCTGAAACTAGCGACAGCGGAGGTGGGAACAACAGCGGAAATAGCGACGAGCCTAGCTCCAGAAATAGGGGAAGCCAGAACTCTTCAGAGCCTATGGAGGAAGATCTTGATTGA
- the LOC111802193 gene encoding pentatricopeptide repeat-containing protein At2g13600-like: MPLHIARPLICVSKSTRTRLSIALRISHKSFISKSEISSVKLEDFYVDLLHRCVQTSDSRHGSAIHAKFLKGFLPCSLFFHNHVLNFYVKCGSLSCGLQLFDEMPERNVVSWSALIAGFVQHGRPNEALSLFSRMHCDGTIIPNEFTLVSALHACSLTQRLICSYQIYALVLRLGYGSNIFLMNAFLTALIRHEKLLDALEVFESSSSKDIVSWNAMMAGYLQLSYLELPKFWRRMNLENIKPDNFTFASILTGLAALSEFKLGLQVHGQLVKSGYGNDICVGNSLCDMYIKNQKLFDGFKAFDEMPSSDVCSWTQMAAGCLHCGEPMKALEVIYDMKNVGVRLNKFTLATALNASANLASIEEGKKFHGLRIKLGADIDVCVDNALLDMYAKCGCMSSANVVFRSMDEQSVVSWTTMIMGFAHNGQAKEALQIFDEMRKEGTEPNHITFVCVLYACSQGGFIDEAWKYFSSMSADHGISPSEDHYVCMVNLLGRAGCIKEAEDLIGRMPFKPGPLVWQTLLGACLVHGDVETGKRAAEHALNLDQNDPSTYVLLSNMFAGRSNWDGVGSLRELMETRDVKKVPGFSWM; the protein is encoded by the coding sequence atgccTCTCCACATCGCTCGCCCATTAATTTGTGTTTCGAAATCAACAAGAACACGACTTTCAATTGCTTTGAGAATTTCTCACAagtctttcatttcaaaatcagAGATTTCGTCCGTGAAGCTAGAAGATTTCTATGTCGATCTCTTGCATCGGTGTGTTCAAACCTCCGATTCCCGCCATGGATCGGCAATTCATGCGAAGTTTCTCAAAGGATTTCTTCCAtgttctcttttcttccaCAACCATGTACTTAATTTCTATGTCAAATGTGGAAGTCTCTCATGTGGTCTGCAActgttcgacgaaatgccTGAGAGAAATGTTGTGTCCTGGTCTGCATTAATTGCTGGGTTCGTCCAACACGGCCGACCCAATGAAGCCCTCTCTCTGTTTAGCCGCATGCATTGTGATGGCACGATCATTCCCAACGAATTCACCCTTGTAAGTGCTCTTCATGCTTGTTCTTTAACTCAGAGGCTGATATGTTCGTACCAAATTTACGCATTAGTTCTTCGCTTAGGATATGGGTCGAATATTTTCCTCATGAATGCGTTCTTAACTGCTTTAATTAGGCATGAGAAATTGCTGGACGCTTTAGAAGTTTTTGAGAGTTCTTCATCCAAGGATATTGTATCATGGAATGCTATGATGGCTGGTTATTTGCAATTATCATATCTAGAACTGCCTAAGTTTTGGCGCCGGATGAATCTCGAGAACATTAAGCCTGATAATTTTACATTTGCTAGTATCTTAACTGGGTTGGCTGCTCTCTCTGAGTTTAAACTGGGTTTGCAAGTTCATGGACAGCTTGTGAAAAGTGGATATGGGAATGATATTTGTGTAGGGAATTCCTTGTGTGATATGTACATTAAGAATCAGAAATTGTTTGATGGTTTTAAAGCTTTTGATGAAATGCCTTCAAGTGATGTGTGTTCTTGGACTCAGATGGCTGCAGGGTGCCTCCATTGTGGTGAACCAATGAAGGCACTCGAGGTCATTTACGATATGAAAAACGTCGGTGTGAGGCTAAATAAGTTCACCCTTGCAACTGCCTTGAATGCTTCTGCTAATTTAGCATCCATAGAAGAAGGGAAGAAATTCCATGGATTGAGAATTAAACTTGGAGCTGATATTGATGTTTGTGTTGATAATGCTCTACTTGATATGTATGCAAAATGTGGATGTATGAGCAGTGCGAATGTTGTCTTTCGTTCAATGGATGAACAATCTGTTGTCTCATGGACTACCATGATTATGGGATTTGCACACAATGGCCAAGCAAAAGAAGCCCTtcaaatatttgatgaaaTGAGAAAAGAAGGAACTGAGCCTAATCACATCACTTTTGTTTGTGTCCTCTATGCTTGTAGCCAAGGAGGTTTCATTGATGAAGCATGGAAATACTTCTCTTCCATGAGTGCTGACCATGGGATTTCACCCTCTGAAGATCACTATGTATGTATGGTGAATCTCTTAGGCCGAGCTGGGTGTATAAAAGAAGCCGAGGATTTGATCGGACGAATGCCGTTTAAACCGGGTCCTTTGGTCTGGCAAACATTGCTTGGTGCATGCTTAGTTCATGGCGACGTAGAGACAGGAAAACGAGCAGCCGAGCACGCGTTGAATTTGGATCAAAACGATCCATCGACTTATGTTTTGTTATCGAACATGTTTGCTGGTCGGAGTAACTGGGACGGTGTGGGAAGTTTGAGAGAGCTAATGGAAACTAGAGATGTAAAGAAAGTACCTGGATTCAGTTGGATGTAA
- the LOC111802185 gene encoding probable ADP-ribosylation factor GTPase-activating protein AGD15 isoform X1 encodes MNEKASVSKELEAKHAKILEGLLKLPENRECADCRSKAPRWASVNLGVFICLQCSGIHRSLGVHISKVRSTTLDTWLPEQVAFMQSMGNERSNYYWEAELPPNFDKRGNQTFIRAKYEEKRWVSKNRAYPTPELGGMSIYCDSIGNGPKSSVPKKIRNYSLEEEILTKHATPIVAKARGNSFDMKDHTIASAPPRGPSLTKESETSATNTNRSLDLFQCVQDANNDCSTVIPAPWATFD; translated from the exons ATGAACGAGAAGGCCTCCGTCTCTAAGGAGCTCGAAGCCAAACACGCTAAG ATTTTGGAAGGTCTTCTCAAGCTTCCAGAGAACAGGGAATGTGCTGACTGCCGGAGCAA GGCTCCCCGATGGGCAAGTGTAAACCTTGGAGTTTTTATATGCCTGCAATGCTCGGGTATTCATAGGAGTCTTGGAGTACATATTTCAAAG GTACGGTCTACTACTCTTGATACATGGCTACCGGAACAGGTTGCTTTTATGCAGT CTATGGGTAATGAGAGGTCAAATTATTACTGGGAAGCGGAACTACCACCAAATTTTGATAAGAGGGGgaatcaaacattcattcGTGCCAA GTACGAAGAGAAAAGGTGGGTTTCTAAGAACAGAGCATACCCAACTCCAGAACTAGGTGGAATGAGTATTTATTGTGATTCGATTGGAAATGGACCCAAAAGCTCTGTTCCAAAGAAGATAAGGAACTACTCTCTTGAGGAAGAGATTCTCACAAAACATGCGACTCCCATAGTTGCAAAAGCACGCGGG AATTCTTTTGATATGAAGGATCATACGATTGCTTCAGCTCCACCAAGAGGTCCTTCATTAACGAAAGAAAGTGAGACTTCCGCAACAAATACAAACAGATCCCTAGATCTCTTCCAATGTGTCCAAGATGCAAACAACGACTGCTCCACTGTAATTCCAGCTCCTTGGGCGACTTTCGATT GA
- the LOC111802185 gene encoding probable ADP-ribosylation factor GTPase-activating protein AGD15 isoform X2 has protein sequence MNEKASVSKELEAKHAKILEGLLKLPENRECADCRSKAPRWASVNLGVFICLQCSGIHRSLGVHISKVRSTTLDTWLPEQVAFMQSMGNERSNYYWEAELPPNFDKRGNQTFIRAKYEEKRWVSKNRAYPTPELGGMSIYCDSIGNGPKSSVPKKIRNYSLEEEILTKHATPIVAKARGDHTIASAPPRGPSLTKESETSATNTNRSLDLFQCVQDANNDCSTVIPAPWATFD, from the exons ATGAACGAGAAGGCCTCCGTCTCTAAGGAGCTCGAAGCCAAACACGCTAAG ATTTTGGAAGGTCTTCTCAAGCTTCCAGAGAACAGGGAATGTGCTGACTGCCGGAGCAA GGCTCCCCGATGGGCAAGTGTAAACCTTGGAGTTTTTATATGCCTGCAATGCTCGGGTATTCATAGGAGTCTTGGAGTACATATTTCAAAG GTACGGTCTACTACTCTTGATACATGGCTACCGGAACAGGTTGCTTTTATGCAGT CTATGGGTAATGAGAGGTCAAATTATTACTGGGAAGCGGAACTACCACCAAATTTTGATAAGAGGGGgaatcaaacattcattcGTGCCAA GTACGAAGAGAAAAGGTGGGTTTCTAAGAACAGAGCATACCCAACTCCAGAACTAGGTGGAATGAGTATTTATTGTGATTCGATTGGAAATGGACCCAAAAGCTCTGTTCCAAAGAAGATAAGGAACTACTCTCTTGAGGAAGAGATTCTCACAAAACATGCGACTCCCATAGTTGCAAAAGCACGCGGG GATCATACGATTGCTTCAGCTCCACCAAGAGGTCCTTCATTAACGAAAGAAAGTGAGACTTCCGCAACAAATACAAACAGATCCCTAGATCTCTTCCAATGTGTCCAAGATGCAAACAACGACTGCTCCACTGTAATTCCAGCTCCTTGGGCGACTTTCGATT GA
- the LOC111802186 gene encoding nascent polypeptide-associated complex subunit beta-like isoform X2 gives MDHTKLQKMAGAVRTGGKGSVRRKKKAVHKTTTTDDKRLQSTLKRIGVNAIPAIEEVNIFKDDVVIQFTNPKVQASIAANTWVVSGTPQTKKLQDILPGIINQLGPDNLDNLRKLAEQFQKQAPGAGAGAANAQDDDDDDDVPDLVEGQTFEAAAEEKQAS, from the exons ATGGATCATACCAAGCTCCAGAAGATGGCTGGTGCAGTTCGCACTGGAGGAAAAGGTAGCGTGAGAAG gaagaagaaagctgTTCACAAGACAACTACCACAGATGATAAACGGCTTCAAAGTACCTTGAAGAGAATAG GAGTTAATGCCATTCCTGCTATTGAGGAAGTCAACATCTTCAAGGATGATGTAGTTATTCAATTTACCAACCCGAAAG TTCAAGCTTCTATTGCAGCAAACACCTGGGTTGTTAGTGGTACTCCTCAAACGAAAA AATTGCAGGATATTCTCCCTGGAATTATCAACCAGTTGG GACCTGATAACCTGGACAATCTGAGGAAGTTGGCTGAGCAGTTCCAGAAGCAAGCACCTGGGGCAGGTGCTGGTGCAGCCAATGCACAGGATGACGATGATGACGACGATGTTCCCGACCTCGTTGAAGGACAGACTTTCGAAGCTGCTGCAGAAGAGAAGCAAGCTTCCTAG
- the LOC111802186 gene encoding nascent polypeptide-associated complex subunit beta-like isoform X1 produces the protein MDHTKLQKMAGAVRTGGKGSVRRKKKAVHKTTTTDDKRLQSTLKRIGVNAIPAIEEVNIFKDDVVIQFTNPKVQASIAANTWVVSGTPQTKKLQDILPGIINQLGPDNLDNLRKLAEQFQKQAPGAGAGAANAQDDDDDDDVPDLVEGQTFEAAAEEKQAS, from the exons ATGGATCATACCAAGCTCCAGAAGATGGCTGGTGCAGTTCGCACTGGAGGAAAAGGTAGCGTGAGAAG gaagaagaaagctgTTCACAAGACAACTACCACAGATGATAAACGGCTTCAAAGTACCTTGAAGAGAATAGGAGTTAATGCCATTCCTGCTATTGAGGAAGTCAACATCTTCAAGGATGATGTAGTTATTCAATTTACCAACCCGAAAG TTCAAGCTTCTATTGCAGCAAACACCTGGGTTGTTAGTGGTACTCCTCAAACGAAAA AATTGCAGGATATTCTCCCTGGAATTATCAACCAGTTGG GACCTGATAACCTGGACAATCTGAGGAAGTTGGCTGAGCAGTTCCAGAAGCAAGCACCTGGGGCAGGTGCTGGTGCAGCCAATGCACAGGATGACGATGATGACGACGATGTTCCCGACCTCGTTGAAGGACAGACTTTCGAAGCTGCTGCAGAAGAGAAGCAAGCTTCCTAG